The following coding sequences are from one Granulicella arctica window:
- a CDS encoding UDP-N-acetylmuramoyl-tripeptide--D-alanyl-D-alanine ligase — protein sequence MKLTLGQIADFIHAEGDFATGSEAVGYSIDSRTIGAGELYFAVKGERLDGHDFVEAALANGAVAAVVSMRWLEPAGVDVGKLLRVPDGDTDGVLHSLQKLAHAVRRAWGGRVIGVTGSAGKTTTKEAVAQVLASRFRVLKSQGNLNNGFGVPLQLLRLEPEHKVAVIEMGMNHAGEIAALAKIAEPNWAVVSNVAAVHLEHFPDGIAGIAAAKYELVAALPEDGVAVLNFDDAYVASFGRGMGERAVFFGMGEGAAVRAVHVSELGAEGTLFTVEARGERASVQLRLLGRHNVYNALAAIAVGLQSGIALGECSAALGELTAGDKRGEVIAWRGATLINDCYNSNPKALDAMVDALLAMPAERHIVIAGEMLELGSEAAALHAACGRRMAERGVTVVVGVRGVAESLVNAAREDGGEAIFFAAPEDAGAWMRESLLPGDAVLLKGSRGVRLERALSGLVQ from the coding sequence GTGAAGCTGACGCTCGGACAGATCGCAGATTTTATTCATGCCGAAGGAGACTTCGCGACGGGGTCGGAGGCGGTGGGGTATTCGATCGACTCGCGGACGATTGGCGCGGGGGAGCTTTACTTTGCGGTGAAGGGCGAACGGCTGGACGGGCATGATTTTGTAGAGGCTGCGCTGGCGAATGGGGCGGTAGCGGCGGTGGTGAGTATGCGGTGGCTGGAGCCTGCGGGGGTGGACGTGGGTAAGCTGTTGCGGGTTCCGGATGGAGATACGGATGGGGTGCTGCACTCGTTACAGAAGCTGGCGCATGCAGTGCGGCGGGCCTGGGGTGGGCGGGTGATTGGGGTGACGGGTTCGGCGGGGAAGACGACGACGAAGGAGGCGGTGGCGCAGGTGTTGGCGTCGCGATTTCGGGTGCTGAAGTCGCAGGGGAATCTGAACAATGGGTTTGGGGTGCCGTTGCAGTTGCTGAGGCTGGAGCCGGAGCATAAGGTTGCGGTGATCGAGATGGGGATGAACCATGCGGGGGAGATCGCGGCCTTGGCGAAGATTGCGGAGCCGAATTGGGCGGTGGTGAGCAATGTGGCGGCGGTGCACCTGGAGCATTTTCCAGACGGGATTGCGGGGATTGCGGCGGCGAAGTATGAGCTGGTCGCGGCGCTGCCGGAGGATGGGGTTGCGGTGCTGAACTTCGATGATGCTTATGTTGCGAGCTTCGGTCGTGGGATGGGTGAGCGTGCGGTCTTCTTTGGCATGGGTGAGGGGGCTGCGGTGAGAGCGGTGCATGTGAGCGAGCTCGGCGCGGAGGGGACTCTGTTTACGGTTGAGGCTCGGGGGGAGCGTGCGAGTGTGCAGTTGCGTTTGTTGGGGCGGCATAACGTTTATAACGCTCTGGCGGCGATTGCGGTGGGGTTACAGAGTGGGATTGCGTTGGGGGAGTGCAGTGCGGCGCTGGGAGAGTTGACGGCGGGGGACAAGCGCGGCGAGGTGATTGCGTGGCGTGGGGCGACGCTGATCAACGATTGCTATAACTCGAATCCAAAGGCACTGGATGCGATGGTGGATGCGCTGCTGGCGATGCCGGCAGAGCGGCATATTGTGATTGCGGGCGAGATGTTGGAGCTGGGTTCGGAGGCTGCGGCGTTACATGCGGCGTGCGGGCGGCGGATGGCGGAACGTGGGGTGACGGTTGTGGTTGGGGTGCGTGGGGTGGCGGAGTCGTTGGTTAACGCGGCGCGCGAGGACGGGGGCGAGGCGATATTTTTTGCGGCACCGGAGGATGCGGGTGCGTGGATGCGAGAGAGTCTGCTGCCGGGAGATGCGGTTTTGTTGAAGGGGTCGCGTGGGGTCCGGCTGGAACGGGCTTTGAGTGGCCTGGTGCAATGA
- the mraY gene encoding phospho-N-acetylmuramoyl-pentapeptide-transferase, protein MLYWLLYQKLFPYFRLFRIFHYLTFRTVFASLTALLIGLLIGPFVIERLREFQIGQYVREDGPQSHLKKGGTPTMGGILICISILIPTLLWSDLSNPFVWLVVFSTTAFGAIGFTDDYIKTVRRQSKGLSARGKLVLQFLASACIAAALVVMDMRGGYSTRLVVPFAKRFRPDLVWGWMGHIPHMHWLAFLPFALFVMLVVTFSSNAVNLTDGLDGLAIGCTIIAAGALTVLTYVSGHVVFSDYLELQRMPMVSELTIFCGSMVGASIGFLWYNAHPAEVFMGDVGSLALGGAIGTVAVIIKQELLLPFIGGVFILEAVSVMLQVGSYKLRNKKRIFRMAPLHHHFELGGWSESKVIARFWILALVFALLALTTLKLR, encoded by the coding sequence TTGCTCTATTGGCTGCTGTACCAGAAGCTGTTTCCTTACTTTCGACTGTTTCGCATCTTCCACTACCTGACGTTTCGGACGGTGTTTGCGAGCTTGACGGCGCTGCTGATCGGGTTGCTGATCGGGCCGTTTGTGATTGAGCGGCTGCGGGAGTTTCAGATCGGTCAGTACGTTCGTGAGGATGGGCCGCAGTCTCACCTGAAGAAGGGTGGGACGCCGACGATGGGCGGCATTCTGATCTGCATCTCGATCCTGATACCGACGTTGTTGTGGTCGGATCTGTCGAATCCGTTTGTCTGGCTCGTCGTGTTTTCGACGACGGCGTTTGGGGCGATTGGTTTTACGGACGATTACATCAAGACGGTGCGGCGACAGAGCAAGGGGCTTTCGGCTCGCGGGAAGCTGGTGCTCCAGTTTTTGGCGAGTGCTTGTATCGCGGCGGCGCTGGTTGTGATGGATATGCGGGGCGGCTATTCGACGCGGCTGGTGGTGCCGTTCGCGAAGCGGTTTCGGCCGGACCTGGTGTGGGGTTGGATGGGGCATATCCCGCACATGCATTGGCTGGCGTTTCTGCCGTTCGCCCTATTTGTAATGCTTGTGGTTACATTTTCGAGTAACGCCGTGAACCTTACGGATGGATTGGATGGGTTGGCGATTGGCTGCACGATTATTGCGGCTGGAGCGCTGACGGTGCTGACGTATGTGAGTGGGCATGTGGTGTTCTCGGACTATCTCGAGCTGCAGCGAATGCCGATGGTGAGCGAGCTGACGATCTTCTGCGGGTCGATGGTGGGGGCGAGCATCGGGTTCCTTTGGTATAACGCTCATCCGGCTGAGGTCTTTATGGGGGATGTCGGGAGCCTTGCTTTGGGCGGTGCGATTGGGACGGTGGCGGTCATCATCAAGCAGGAGCTGCTGCTGCCGTTTATTGGGGGCGTGTTCATCCTGGAGGCGGTGAGCGTGATGTTGCAGGTGGGGAGTTACAAGCTGCGGAATAAGAAGCGTATCTTTCGGATGGCTCCTCTGCATCATCATTTTGAGTTGGGGGGATGGTCGGAGTCGAAGGTGATTGCGCGGTTCTGGATTCTGGCGCTGGTGTTTGCTTTGCTGGCGTTGACAACATTGAAACTGCGGTAA
- a CDS encoding UDP-N-acetylmuramoyl-L-alanyl-D-glutamate--2,6-diaminopimelate ligase: MQTMWNDEAMRGVEALERGEGVVEVRGVEYDSRRVGPGDVFVAMRGGATDGNRFIAGAVERGAAVVVTDSRVVWEAARVDFPGTPFYLVEHGRRALAEVSANVFGHPERTLALSAVTGTNGKTTTSYLLESMLRSVGRTCVLVGTIEYHVGDAVRVSPHTTPESRDVLELFADGVKAGAMEAVMEMSSHALEQERVWGMPVDVAMFTNLTQDHLDYHGTMEAYFAAKARLFEGVGTVVPRVAVINVDDAYGERLVGMARHSQVVTYGLERGDFRAEQVRMRAGETLFRMVTPEGALEMRSPLTGRVNVYNLLAASAAAHARGLTLEQIVAGAAAGAQVPGRFQVVASGESGVTVVVDYAHTDDALRNLIALARELAAEHGGRVITLFGCGGDRDRTKRPRMGRAAGEGSDLVVLTSDNPRSEEPMAIIEEALVGVHETGTTCIVEEDRAGAIEIAIRAAGPGDIVLIAGKGHEKVQILRDGTVPFDDVAVAAGVLKEIVS, encoded by the coding sequence ATGCAGACTATGTGGAACGACGAGGCGATGCGCGGCGTTGAGGCTCTGGAGCGCGGCGAAGGTGTAGTGGAAGTGCGTGGTGTTGAGTACGATTCGCGGCGGGTTGGGCCGGGCGATGTGTTCGTGGCGATGCGGGGTGGAGCTACGGATGGGAACCGGTTTATCGCTGGTGCGGTTGAGCGTGGGGCTGCGGTAGTGGTGACGGATTCGCGCGTGGTGTGGGAGGCTGCGCGGGTTGATTTTCCGGGAACACCGTTTTATCTGGTCGAGCATGGAAGGCGGGCGCTGGCCGAGGTTTCGGCGAATGTGTTCGGGCATCCGGAGCGGACGCTGGCGCTGAGTGCGGTGACGGGGACGAATGGGAAGACGACGACCTCGTACCTGCTGGAGTCGATGCTGCGGAGTGTAGGGCGGACGTGTGTGCTGGTGGGGACGATTGAGTATCACGTGGGCGATGCGGTGCGGGTGTCGCCGCATACGACGCCGGAGAGCCGCGATGTGCTGGAGCTGTTTGCGGATGGTGTGAAGGCGGGGGCGATGGAGGCGGTGATGGAGATGTCCAGCCATGCGCTCGAGCAGGAGCGGGTGTGGGGGATGCCGGTGGACGTGGCGATGTTCACGAATCTGACGCAGGATCATCTGGATTATCACGGGACGATGGAGGCTTACTTCGCGGCGAAGGCGCGGTTGTTTGAGGGTGTGGGGACGGTAGTGCCTCGGGTGGCGGTGATCAATGTTGATGACGCTTATGGAGAGCGGCTGGTGGGGATGGCGCGGCACTCGCAGGTGGTGACGTATGGGTTGGAGCGCGGGGATTTTCGTGCGGAGCAGGTGAGGATGCGAGCGGGGGAGACGCTGTTTCGCATGGTGACTCCGGAGGGGGCGTTGGAGATGCGTTCTCCGCTGACGGGGCGGGTGAATGTGTACAACCTGTTGGCGGCGAGTGCGGCGGCGCATGCTCGGGGACTGACTCTGGAGCAGATCGTTGCGGGTGCGGCGGCGGGGGCACAGGTGCCGGGGCGGTTTCAGGTTGTGGCTTCGGGTGAGAGCGGCGTGACGGTCGTGGTGGACTATGCGCATACGGACGATGCGTTACGGAATCTAATTGCGCTGGCGCGGGAGTTGGCTGCGGAGCATGGTGGACGCGTAATTACGCTGTTTGGATGTGGCGGGGATCGGGATCGGACGAAGCGGCCGCGGATGGGCAGAGCAGCGGGCGAGGGCAGCGATCTGGTGGTGCTGACGAGCGACAATCCGCGGAGTGAAGAGCCGATGGCGATTATTGAGGAGGCTCTGGTTGGCGTGCATGAGACAGGGACTACGTGCATCGTCGAAGAGGACCGGGCGGGTGCGATTGAGATTGCGATTCGTGCGGCGGGACCGGGGGATATTGTGCTGATTGCGGGCAAGGGGCATGAGAAGGTGCAGATCTTGAGGGACGGTACGGTGCCGTTCGATGATGTGGCGGTGGCGGCTGGGGTGTTGAAGGAGATTGTGTCGTGA
- the murG gene encoding undecaprenyldiphospho-muramoylpentapeptide beta-N-acetylglucosaminyltransferase, whose amino-acid sequence MAHEETLRVLIAGGGTGGHVIPALAIGRELRDRHGAEVRFVGTARGIETKLVPEAGFALELVRSGQLKNVSLMTRLRTMADLPLGVLHCVRLVRAFKPQVVVGVGGYASGPGMIAAVLLRVPTLAYEPNAVPGLTNRLVGKRVSAAAVNFAQTTRYFHNAEVTGVPVRPEIFALPPRPVGAAPRLLITAGSNGALIFNEVMPQIVAQLLDEVPGLTIVHQAGARRLEETRAAFAASGADAARWSVEAFLTDMPAQYAAADLVLARAGSTIAELCAAGKPSVLVPLPTAADDHQRKNAEVLAEAGATVMLLQKDVTPESLRNALVGLLKDGPRRAVMAERARSMAKPGALEKIAGMVLRLAGD is encoded by the coding sequence TTGGCACACGAAGAGACGTTGCGGGTTCTGATTGCGGGTGGGGGCACGGGTGGACATGTGATCCCGGCGCTGGCGATTGGGCGGGAGTTGCGCGACAGGCATGGGGCCGAGGTGCGCTTTGTGGGGACGGCGCGGGGGATCGAGACGAAGCTGGTTCCGGAGGCGGGTTTTGCGCTGGAGCTGGTGAGGTCGGGGCAGTTGAAGAATGTGAGCCTGATGACGCGGCTGCGGACGATGGCGGACCTGCCGCTGGGGGTGCTGCATTGCGTGCGGCTGGTGCGTGCGTTCAAGCCGCAGGTGGTGGTTGGCGTGGGCGGGTATGCTTCGGGGCCGGGGATGATAGCGGCGGTGCTGCTTCGTGTGCCTACGTTGGCGTATGAGCCGAATGCCGTGCCGGGGTTGACGAATCGGCTGGTGGGTAAGCGGGTAAGTGCGGCGGCGGTGAACTTTGCGCAGACTACGCGGTACTTTCACAATGCCGAGGTGACGGGTGTACCGGTGCGGCCGGAGATCTTTGCTCTGCCACCGCGGCCGGTTGGAGCGGCACCGCGTTTGCTGATTACGGCAGGGAGCAATGGGGCGCTGATCTTCAATGAGGTGATGCCGCAGATTGTGGCGCAGTTGCTGGACGAGGTGCCTGGGTTGACGATCGTGCATCAGGCTGGAGCGCGGCGGCTGGAGGAGACGCGGGCTGCGTTTGCGGCGAGTGGAGCGGATGCGGCGCGTTGGTCGGTGGAGGCGTTTTTGACCGACATGCCTGCGCAGTATGCGGCGGCGGATCTGGTGCTGGCGCGGGCTGGCAGCACGATTGCGGAGCTGTGCGCGGCGGGTAAGCCTTCGGTGCTGGTGCCTCTTCCAACTGCGGCGGACGATCATCAGCGGAAGAATGCTGAGGTGCTTGCTGAGGCTGGCGCGACGGTCATGCTGTTGCAGAAGGATGTGACGCCGGAGTCATTGCGGAATGCGCTGGTGGGGTTGCTGAAGGATGGGCCGCGACGGGCTGTCATGGCGGAGCGGGCTAGATCGATGGCGAAGCCGGGGGCGCTGGAGAAGATTGCGGGGATGGTATTGCGGCTTGCGGGAGATTGA
- a CDS encoding cell division protein FtsL, protein MATMAIGAGVMAGQAGSSRGARSRTETLAERNHRLFEEQRKARRGPALEVFFAKHIDNSRIVKANDPERQREMRSFTMAMSVLFLLVMVYVWQHFAAIEVGYHVEAQKVQVEQMREQNRELRLSEAQLTDPGRIDRIAKQLGLDEPQPGQVVRPDGSDANAPVLAQASTPALNAY, encoded by the coding sequence ATGGCGACGATGGCGATAGGTGCGGGAGTAATGGCGGGGCAGGCGGGGAGCTCGCGTGGGGCGCGCAGCCGTACGGAGACGCTGGCGGAGCGGAATCACCGCCTGTTCGAAGAGCAGCGCAAGGCGCGGCGTGGACCGGCGCTCGAGGTGTTCTTTGCGAAGCATATCGATAATAGCCGCATTGTGAAGGCGAATGATCCGGAGCGGCAGCGCGAGATGCGCAGCTTCACGATGGCGATGAGTGTTCTGTTTCTGCTGGTGATGGTGTATGTGTGGCAGCACTTTGCGGCGATCGAGGTGGGGTATCACGTCGAGGCGCAGAAGGTGCAGGTGGAGCAGATGCGGGAGCAGAACCGCGAGCTTCGTCTGAGCGAGGCGCAGTTGACGGATCCGGGAAGAATCGACCGGATTGCGAAGCAGCTTGGTCTCGATGAGCCGCAGCCGGGACAAGTGGTTCGTCCGGATGGTAGCGATGCGAATGCTCCGGTGCTGGCACAGGCTTCCACTCCTGCTTTGAATGCTTACTAA
- a CDS encoding penicillin-binding protein, whose protein sequence is MNQAPPRQTLTAPIRRIRFAYVALFFCAWTVIIGLRLTWLQVIRHGHYQHVAALQQQSGFEVAPRRGVLYDRNLRELAMTVSVDSVYAVPSELGDNKEMTAELLSRIVHADPADNFTSKQQMMARFNASHGFAWVARKLDPETVSRVRELNLKGVYFQKEFKRFYPNGDLAAQVLGYVGTDDIGLGGLERQFDDDMHGVPGHMLTALDAKRHVLGSQETQPMPGENLVLTIDANIQYMAERALDAQMAKMKALHGTVVVQDPHTGQILALAISPRFNPNDQRHMDASVLSNLAVSDVYEPGSTFKLVTYSAALDGAGVQPTDIVDCQGGAMTMYGRTLHDDKSDRFGRVTVQYALEHSSDVGAAKMALKLGSQKFYDYVKGFGFGDRSGIELPSETRGLLRNPKRWGATSILSIAIGQEVGVTPVQLVTMVSAIANGGVYMPPHVLLESTDEMKGDARLQPAAFRPANQLPEKLPDGAHRVITEMTSAKMRSMMQGIVVEGTGKLARLNGYSSAGKTGTAQKIDPATRTYSHTKLVASFAGFAPVSNPAISVTVVIDNPTVGSRYGAETSAPVFREVAQQVLEYLGVPHDQPLQAKKDLEVAAKDDASEDGPVDNGADVGAMLADADNLPADDPLRASVEASKDSVVPAPAEVHAHVAAAKPEGLMKLLPEKVLAAFHAGGGANAILGIKDTDDSAKMTAPKIAPMVQQNGNGGVVVDAGQRVAVPSFVGAGLRSVVVQAESAGLRVQPTGSGLAREQEPAAGTMVPSGTEVVVRFGR, encoded by the coding sequence ATGAATCAGGCGCCACCACGGCAGACGTTGACCGCTCCGATACGGAGGATCCGCTTCGCCTATGTGGCGCTGTTTTTTTGCGCCTGGACGGTAATTATCGGGTTGCGGCTGACGTGGTTGCAGGTGATCCGTCATGGGCACTATCAGCATGTAGCGGCGTTGCAGCAGCAGAGCGGGTTTGAGGTTGCTCCGCGGCGCGGGGTTTTGTACGACCGCAATCTGCGTGAGCTGGCGATGACGGTGTCGGTGGACAGCGTGTATGCGGTGCCGTCGGAGCTGGGCGATAACAAGGAGATGACGGCGGAGCTGCTGTCGCGTATTGTTCATGCGGACCCGGCGGATAACTTTACGTCGAAGCAGCAGATGATGGCGCGGTTCAATGCGTCGCACGGCTTTGCGTGGGTGGCGCGTAAGCTTGATCCGGAGACGGTGAGCCGGGTGCGCGAGCTGAATCTGAAGGGCGTTTATTTTCAGAAGGAGTTCAAGCGGTTCTATCCGAACGGTGATCTGGCGGCGCAGGTGCTGGGGTATGTCGGCACGGACGATATTGGATTGGGCGGCCTGGAGCGTCAGTTTGATGATGATATGCATGGGGTGCCGGGGCATATGTTGACGGCTCTCGATGCGAAGCGGCATGTGTTGGGGAGCCAGGAGACGCAGCCGATGCCAGGTGAAAACCTGGTGCTGACGATCGACGCGAATATCCAGTACATGGCGGAGCGTGCGCTGGATGCGCAGATGGCGAAGATGAAGGCGCTGCACGGAACGGTGGTGGTGCAGGATCCGCATACGGGGCAGATTCTGGCGCTGGCGATCTCGCCGCGGTTCAATCCGAATGATCAGCGGCATATGGATGCGAGCGTGCTGTCGAACCTGGCGGTGAGCGATGTGTATGAGCCGGGGTCGACGTTCAAGCTGGTGACGTATTCGGCGGCACTGGATGGGGCGGGGGTTCAGCCGACCGATATTGTGGATTGCCAGGGCGGCGCGATGACGATGTATGGCCGGACGCTGCATGACGATAAGTCAGATCGCTTTGGGCGGGTGACGGTGCAGTATGCGCTGGAACACTCAAGCGATGTGGGCGCGGCGAAGATGGCTTTGAAGCTCGGAAGCCAGAAATTTTACGATTATGTGAAAGGCTTCGGATTCGGAGATCGCTCGGGCATTGAGTTGCCGAGTGAGACGCGTGGGTTGCTGCGCAACCCGAAGCGGTGGGGTGCGACGAGCATTTTGTCGATCGCGATTGGTCAGGAGGTCGGCGTGACTCCGGTGCAGCTGGTGACGATGGTGAGCGCAATTGCGAATGGTGGGGTGTATATGCCTCCGCATGTGCTGCTGGAGTCGACGGATGAGATGAAGGGCGATGCGCGGCTACAGCCTGCGGCGTTTCGTCCAGCGAACCAGTTGCCGGAGAAGCTGCCGGATGGGGCGCATCGCGTGATCACGGAGATGACGTCGGCGAAGATGCGGTCGATGATGCAGGGGATCGTGGTGGAGGGGACGGGCAAACTCGCGCGGTTGAATGGGTATAGCTCGGCGGGTAAGACGGGTACGGCGCAGAAGATCGATCCGGCGACGCGTACGTATTCGCATACGAAGCTGGTGGCGAGTTTTGCGGGGTTTGCGCCGGTGAGCAATCCAGCGATCTCGGTGACGGTGGTGATCGATAACCCGACGGTGGGGTCGCGGTATGGGGCGGAGACGAGTGCTCCGGTCTTTCGCGAGGTAGCGCAACAGGTGCTCGAGTACCTTGGGGTTCCGCACGACCAGCCGTTGCAGGCTAAGAAGGACCTGGAGGTCGCGGCTAAGGATGATGCGTCTGAAGATGGGCCCGTCGACAATGGGGCGGATGTAGGGGCGATGCTGGCGGATGCGGATAATCTTCCGGCAGATGATCCGCTGCGGGCATCTGTGGAGGCTTCGAAGGACAGTGTGGTTCCTGCTCCGGCTGAGGTGCACGCGCATGTTGCTGCGGCGAAGCCGGAAGGGTTGATGAAGCTGCTTCCGGAGAAGGTGCTAGCGGCGTTTCATGCTGGCGGTGGTGCGAATGCGATTCTTGGGATCAAGGATACGGACGATTCGGCGAAGATGACGGCGCCGAAGATTGCTCCTATGGTGCAGCAGAACGGGAATGGCGGCGTGGTGGTGGATGCGGGGCAGCGGGTGGCGGTGCCTTCGTTTGTAGGCGCGGGGTTGCGGTCGGTGGTGGTGCAGGCGGAGTCCGCGGGGTTGCGGGTGCAGCCGACGGGGAGCGGGCTGGCGCGCGAGCAGGAGCCAGCAGCGGGGACGATGGTGCCATCGGGAACCGAGGTTGTCGTCCGGTTCGGACGGTGA
- the ftsW gene encoding putative lipid II flippase FtsW gives MAKRVGVDKWLFGVVLLLVLFGLVMVFSSSAVMAQAKYGSPYKFVIWQAIWAVMGLLAMTGLMQVDYRKFNNPRVVFPAVAMTTLLLLGVFAMGGMNGAHRWIRMAGVTLQPSELAKPVIVLFLAYFLQSRIHQMDDWKGTILRAVALPLFFIALILKEPDLGTAMVCGAVMALMLYLAGAQTRYFALGAVVAAPVLYFMLFHVAWRRARMLAFVDPEADPRGTGFHILQSLIAVGTGGFHGLGLMEGRQKLFYLPEPHTDFIFANVCEELGLIGAVLVVGLFVVLGYRGLRAAFLSTDPFARFLAFGITTAVLIQAFFNMSVVLALLPTKGITLPFISDGGTSVFITLACMGVLLNITREID, from the coding sequence ATGGCGAAGCGGGTCGGCGTCGACAAATGGCTGTTCGGAGTGGTGCTGTTGCTGGTGCTGTTCGGGCTGGTGATGGTGTTCTCCTCGTCGGCGGTGATGGCGCAGGCGAAGTACGGCTCGCCGTATAAGTTTGTCATCTGGCAGGCGATCTGGGCTGTGATGGGCCTGCTTGCGATGACCGGGTTGATGCAGGTGGACTACCGGAAGTTCAACAACCCTCGTGTGGTGTTTCCGGCGGTGGCGATGACGACGCTGTTGCTGCTCGGCGTATTTGCGATGGGCGGCATGAATGGAGCGCATCGATGGATTCGCATGGCGGGCGTGACGTTGCAGCCCTCGGAGCTTGCGAAGCCGGTGATTGTGCTGTTTCTGGCTTATTTCCTCCAGTCGCGGATTCATCAGATGGACGACTGGAAGGGGACGATTCTGCGGGCGGTCGCTCTGCCGCTGTTCTTTATTGCGCTGATCCTGAAGGAGCCGGATCTGGGCACGGCGATGGTGTGCGGTGCGGTGATGGCGCTGATGTTGTATCTGGCGGGGGCGCAGACGCGCTACTTCGCGCTGGGTGCGGTGGTGGCTGCGCCGGTGCTTTATTTCATGCTGTTTCATGTGGCCTGGCGACGGGCGCGCATGCTGGCGTTTGTCGATCCGGAGGCCGATCCGCGTGGGACTGGGTTCCACATTCTGCAATCGTTGATTGCGGTGGGGACGGGTGGGTTTCATGGACTTGGGCTGATGGAGGGGCGCCAGAAGCTGTTCTATCTGCCGGAGCCGCATACGGATTTTATCTTTGCGAATGTGTGCGAGGAGCTTGGGCTGATTGGAGCGGTGCTGGTCGTCGGACTCTTTGTGGTGCTTGGGTATCGCGGGTTGCGGGCTGCGTTCTTATCGACGGATCCGTTTGCACGGTTTCTGGCGTTCGGCATTACGACGGCGGTGCTGATCCAGGCGTTCTTCAACATGAGCGTGGTGTTGGCGCTGTTGCCGACGAAGGGGATTACGCTGCCGTTTATCTCCGATGGCGGGACATCGGTGTTTATTACGCTGGCGTGTATGGGTGTGTTGTTGAATATCACGCGTGAGATCGATTAG
- the murD gene encoding UDP-N-acetylmuramoyl-L-alanine--D-glutamate ligase: MELKDKRVLVVGLGKSGLAAALFLRGQGARVTVSDARSSAALAGEIPALLEAGIMVEAGGHGLLTFRRQDLIVASPGVPLDTPEVKQVMAYGMPVIGELELASRYLQGKVVAITGSNGKTTTTSLVGKILSDAGLPTQVGGNIGLPVIELIAESKAETVNVLEVSSFQLETVVEFHPQIAAILNLTPDHLDRHGSFENYVAAKEKIFARQTAEDALVLNADDRVVQMCASKVKSQVFWFSGTKVVRQGAFVRDGVVAWVAKEGGMTEPVMPVSEIALKGAHNVENVLAAVCMARIAGVAAESIRASVASFRAVEHRLEFVADVDGVAFYNDSKATNVDATMKAVASFAGGVHLILGGKDKDSDYSLLAPLLRERVKAVYTIGSAAEKIERQLQGVVKMVEAGTMEVAVAEAAKAAAPGDVVLLAPACSSYDQFENYEHRGRVFRELVEARRT, from the coding sequence ATGGAGCTGAAAGACAAGCGGGTTTTGGTGGTTGGGTTGGGGAAGTCGGGTTTGGCGGCGGCGCTATTTCTGCGTGGGCAGGGGGCGCGGGTGACGGTGAGTGATGCGCGTAGCTCGGCGGCGTTGGCGGGAGAGATTCCGGCGCTGCTGGAGGCGGGGATTATGGTCGAGGCGGGTGGGCATGGGTTGCTCACCTTCAGGAGACAGGATCTGATTGTGGCGTCGCCGGGGGTGCCGCTGGATACGCCTGAGGTGAAGCAGGTGATGGCGTATGGGATGCCGGTGATTGGAGAGCTGGAGCTGGCGAGCCGGTACTTGCAGGGTAAGGTGGTGGCGATTACGGGATCGAATGGAAAGACGACGACGACCTCGCTGGTGGGAAAGATCTTGAGCGATGCCGGGTTGCCGACGCAGGTGGGTGGGAATATCGGGCTGCCGGTGATCGAGCTGATTGCGGAGAGTAAGGCAGAGACGGTGAATGTGCTCGAGGTGTCGAGCTTTCAGTTGGAGACGGTGGTGGAGTTTCATCCGCAGATTGCGGCGATTTTGAATTTGACGCCGGATCATCTGGATCGGCATGGGAGCTTCGAGAACTATGTGGCGGCGAAGGAGAAGATCTTTGCGCGGCAGACGGCGGAGGATGCGCTGGTGTTGAACGCGGATGATCGCGTGGTGCAGATGTGCGCGAGTAAGGTGAAGTCGCAGGTGTTCTGGTTTAGTGGGACGAAGGTGGTGCGGCAGGGCGCGTTTGTACGGGATGGCGTGGTTGCTTGGGTGGCGAAGGAGGGTGGGATGACGGAGCCGGTGATGCCGGTGAGCGAGATTGCGCTGAAGGGCGCGCATAACGTCGAGAATGTTTTGGCGGCGGTGTGTATGGCGCGAATCGCGGGTGTTGCGGCGGAGAGTATTCGCGCGTCGGTGGCGAGTTTCAGGGCGGTGGAGCATCGGCTGGAGTTTGTGGCGGATGTGGATGGCGTGGCGTTCTACAACGATTCGAAGGCGACGAATGTCGATGCGACGATGAAGGCGGTGGCGTCGTTTGCGGGTGGAGTGCATTTGATTCTTGGGGGCAAGGATAAGGATTCGGACTACAGTTTGCTGGCTCCGCTGCTGCGTGAGCGGGTGAAGGCTGTTTATACGATTGGTTCGGCGGCGGAAAAGATTGAGCGTCAGTTGCAGGGAGTGGTGAAGATGGTGGAGGCGGGCACGATGGAGGTGGCCGTTGCGGAGGCGGCGAAGGCTGCTGCTCCGGGAGACGTGGTGCTGCTGGCTCCGGCGTGCTCGAGCTACGATCAGTTTGAAAATTATGAACATCGAGGCCGGGTCTTTCGCGAGCTGGTCGAGGCACGGCGTACGTAA